CAAGGCGCACCTGGGGACGGAGCGCAATCTGAAGATAGGCATTCGTCAACGCCACCGACTGGACACGAGTAAATAATCGGCTAAATTCCTGAACGGCTGCATCGGGATCTTGAATGTAGGACAAGGCTCCCCCCGCCGCATCAGCAATCTGTTCTAGCACATCCTGGTTCCAATGATCGCCAAAGCCCAGGGCATTGAGGGTCATATTATAGCTTGCGGCCAGTTTCGCCAGTTTTAAGCATCGGCTGTTATCACCATGCTCATTCTCGCCATCGGTGAGCAGAAAAATCTGAGAAATCGCGTCGCGCTTGCCTTTTGCGAGTTCCTCAATGCCTAGCTTCATGCCCTCGTCAATGGCCGTTCCCCCGCTTGCCCGTAATCTGCTGAGTTCAAGCTTCACATCACTGGGCTTATCCAGGGTTTGATTGGGGACAATCACTTTTGCCTTATGGTCAAATATCACGACCGAGAGGCGATCGCCCGGTGACAGGCTATCCACAATCCGGCTGGCGGCCTGCTTCACCGTTTCCATGGGCTTACCCCCCATCGAGCCGCTGTGATCCAGCACAAGGCAAAGATTTAGCGGCGCAGTCCGTCCCGACGATGGGGCGATCGCCGAAATCGAAATTGCCAATTGACGCTGACTGCTCGCCTGCGTCACGTCCAAATTCATATCGTTTAAGGCCGCTTGCAAGCTGACATCCATGACTTAAGGCTCCTGAGTGAAATGCGGAAATGATGCAATCACGACAACACTATACATGGATAACTTCAGCACCACCGCCAAGCTTTACGGATTGAAACCCTTTCAAAGACCCTTGAGGGGCGATCGCTTCCCTTTGCCCTACCTCCGACTACGCAGTTCGGAAATCCCACCGCATTTCCCTCAGCGACCACCACCATAGTTCCCAGCCTCACGCTACTATGTTAAAGACAACACACCGATTTCGGGCATCGCAGTTTCTGGGAATACGAGAAATTATGGTTCAGGCACCTTACTACGGCGAAGCCGCATACCGTACTCCACCTCCTGACTTACCGTCCTTGCTGCTGAAGGAGCGGATTATCTACTTAGGCTTACCGCTCGTTTCAGACGATGACATGAAGCGCAGAATGGGAGTAGACGTCACGAAGCTAATCATCGCTCAGCTTCTTTACCTACAATTTGACGACTCTGAAAAGCCAATTTATTTCTACATCAATTCGACTGGAACATCCTGGTACACCGGGGACGCCATCGGGTTTGAAACCGAGGCGTTTGCAATCTGCGACACGATTAGCTACGTGAAGCCTCCAGTCCATACCATTTGTATTGGTCAGGCGATGGGAACCGCTGCCATGATTCTCTCGGCAGGAACCAAAGGCTACCGTGCCAGCCTTCCCCATGCCACGATTGTGCTCAACCAACCTCGTACCGGAACGCGGGGTCAGGCCACCGACATCCAAATCCGGGCGAAAGAAGTGTTAGCCAACAAGATGGCGATGTTGGATATTCTGTCGCGCAATACTGGGCAATCCATTGAGAAGCTATCCAAAGATACGGATCGCATGTTCTACCTAACGCCTCAAGAGGCGAAGGAATACGGCCTCATCGATCGTGTTTTGGAAAGCACCAAGGACTTACCGAAACAAATTCCGGCGCTAGCTTAACTTTGCTCACCTCGTCGTCCATGGGATATTCCGTTGGCGCGATTGCTCAAACGTTTCTCGTTCTAATACTCCAAGCGCTATGCCTGTTGATGACATTCTTCGTGTCCCGTACAACATTCCTGGCACCCCTTACTGGCAGTGGGTTAACATCTTCACTCGCCTTAGCCAGGAACGGATCGTCTTCATCAACCAACCGTTGACGGATGGCGTTGCCAATTCGATCGTGTCAGCCTTGCTCTATCTGGATTCTCAAGATCAGAACAAACCCATATACCTGTACATCAATTCCATCGGTGATCCAATGGCGGCAGGGATGGGGGGCGTGGATATTGGCATGGTTTCTGTAACCGCAGGACTGGCCATTTATGACACGATGCGGCACATCAAATCTCCGATTTACACGATTTGTATGGGTCAAGCCGTGGGGATGGCTGCTGTATTGCTGTCTGCCGGAACCAAAGGCCATCGTGCCAGTTTGCCCCATGCGTCGATTGTGATTGATCATCCCCGGAGTGGATCACGCGGTCAGGCGACGGATATCCAAATCAACGCAGACGAGGTGTTGTCAAAGCGGCATTTGGTGTTGGAGATTTTGGCAGAAACCACAGGTCAAACGTTTGAAAAGGTGGCGGGCGATACCAATCGCACCCTTTATCTAACGCCCCAGGAGGCGCTGAACTACGGTCTCATCGATCGCGTACTGAGCCATTCGAAGACAGCCTAAGCGGGTGTCCCGATTGGTATTGTTTGCCCTACTAATGTTTCTTAAATTCCGGTAAAAAACTATGCCTATTGGTGTTCCTAGTGTTCCCTATCGGCTTCCCGGCGGTACTTACGAGCAGTGGATTAGCATCTACGATCGCCTCTTCCGGGAACGCATTATCTTTTTGGCTGAAGAAGTTGACGATGGTATAGCCAATGCCATTGTGGCTTACATGCTGTATCTGGATTCTGAGGACTCTTCAAAGCCGATCTATTTGTACATCAACTCACCCGGCGGCTCAGTAACGGCTGGCATGGCCATTTACGACACCATGCAGCACATTAAATCCGAAGTTGTGACCATCTGCGTAGGCTTGGCGGCTTCAATGGGAGCCTTTTTGCTGGCGGCAGGCACGAAAGGAAAGCGACTGGCATTGCCCCACTCGCGTATCATGATTCACCAGCCCCTTGGCGGTGTGGGTCGTCGGCAAGCAACCGATATCCAAATTGAAGCGACCGAGATCTTGCGGGTGCGTAAGCTTTTGAATGAGATCTTGGCTGGACGGACAGGCAAGAGTATTGAGCAAGTTGAAAAGGACACCGATCGCGACTATTTCATGTCTGCGCAGGAAGCCATGGAGTACGGATTGATCGATCGGGTGGTGGAAAACACCCAGTCCGCTGTTTAGGCGATCGCCCTTATACATTCCATAATCTTCGATCACCCTGGTTTCGTTGGAGGGCCAGGGTTTCCTTTGAAATCCTGATGAGCTTTATAGTTCTCCATACTCCTCCTGGGAGGGATGTGGTAATTTAAGGGGTGAAATCGGCGGAATGATGGAGTGTTCTGCTAGTTTGCGCGGATGAACGTATCGGATTGTTATCGCATTTTAGGGTTGAGAACAGGGGCATCGGCAGAAGACGTGAAAGCGTCCTACCGTCGTTTGGTGCGCCGGTATCATCCTGACGTGAATCCGCATAATCAAGAGCAGGCAAAGGATCGCTTTATTCAGCTTACGGAAGCCTACCGAGTTCTACGACAGTCTGTCCTCGCGACACCGCCCGTCCGAGAACCCAACTTTGCCGAGGTACGGCAACGATCGCACCCCGTCTCGCCTGAACCGCCTACCGTCTCTAAACCAGCGTCACGCCAATCGTCACCTCAGGCACCGCCCCCATCGGGATCGTCTCCGAGTTCGGCGTCTTCGTCCTCTCCGGCTGCCCAGCCCCAGGCGCGATCGCACCCTAGTTTTGAAACCGATCTATCGGAAGCTGACCAAGAGCTGAAGCAGAACGCCTATTATCAACTGCAAACATTGCTGAAAACCCAGCGTTTTCCGCGCGCGATCGCCCTTGTTGAAGGACTTGCCCAACGGCTTCCCCAGGATTTAGAAGTGCGGCAGTGGCAGGCGATTACCTATCAACGCTGGGGACGGCAGCTCGTGAGCGATCGCCAGTTTGATAAAGCCCGAATTTACCTGCAAAAAGCCCTCAAAACCGATGCTCGGAATCGCTCCCTTTGGACCGAGGTGCAGCGAGATTTGCGGTGCATCGATGAATATCAGCAAACGCCCCAAGCCACCCAGCTAGAGCGCTAGGATTTGGGCGATCGCCCCTTCCAACTCTTCACGATTGAGGGTGGTAATGATAAAGACCTCTTGGAAACTTTTTCCTTTGCGGGCAATGAGCTTAAAACCTCCACGAATCGGTGTAGAAATCTTCAGCTTAAGCTGGGGAATATTCGAGCGGGTGTGCCCAATAACCGCAGGCGTAACGGTACGAATCCCAGAATATTGGGTCAGCTTTTCCAAAATCGGAATTAATCCAGGAAGATGGGTCGAATGGTTCCAAACAAGTCGTCCGCTGGCCTCTGTCATCGCGAGTCTCCCTAAGCCGACTCCAACGGAGCCATGGTCAACCCTTCACGGCTAAGCTGCTGATGATACAGTTCGGCCTGTTCCTGTGGCCCCACCCACACAATCGCTTGCCCTTCGTAATGCACCTGATTTGTGAGCTTCCAGGCGCGATCGCTCGTCATGTGGGGAATGTACTTCATCAGACAGTTAGCCACATGCTGAAACGTGTTGAAATCATCGTCTAGCACAATGACCTTATAGTTAGGATAGGGCTGCTGAGTAACCTGACTGGATTTACTCGGCGCAACCGTGGGTGAGGCGGTCATTGAGATCCTGAGACTGGCAGACATGAAATCAACCTATTGCATCGAACAATGAATGTAACTGTGACGTACTCCCGACACCGATGCAAACATACGGTGCGGGCTTCTCCCACCGGAAGTGTTCTACCACTGGTTACCGGGTTCGAGCTTTTTATAGTGAGGAAGACGCCCAGCCCCACTGTTGACAATTTTTTCCACCAAGGAGGTTTGCTGTGCTGTTTCAAAAATGCTCTCTATTGCAACCTTGGAAACGGGAGACTTGCGGCCTAGGCCTACGGGTCGGTCAACTCCAGTTGTCGGTCGAAAGCGTACCTATCAGGGGAAATCAACCCTGCGATGCTTAGCCAATTATACCAGGCTGGCGGTTTGCTCGTCTCCCCTCTCCGCCGCCCCGCGATTGCTTGGCATAGCTGCAAGGGGGACTCGCAACCGCCCCGCTTTCATCCCGACACTCGCCTTCGGCAGAGTGCGGGGCTTTCACGGAGAATCTAAAACAGAGACTCTACAGCATTGCTCCAAAGTCTTAAGAAAATGTAAGGTTATTCGACATTTTACCCCACTATCCCTGCGTCCTTGCACAATCTCACCCTTGAAGCGTTCATCATGGATTACAGATACGAAATCGAAGCATAAGCCTGTTCCTGTTGTCCTGTGACTATTTTTTTCCTGCTACTCTTCTGTTTTGGTTTGGTGGTGCTTGCAGCCTATGGCCTAAGCTGGCGCATGAACCGTCTGAACAGCTTGCGATCGCACTCCATCGTAGCGGTTCAAGGCGTAGAAGCTCGCTACCCAAATTTACCGCTGCAACAGTACGGCATTGCGTCCCGGCTCAATTCATCCTCCGGGCGGGTACAAGTTCTATTCCCCAAGCTGACGGAGCGGGGGGACGTGGAGTATTTATTCTCCTGGCATTACATCCGTGATGTGACTCCTGTTGATCCCGATGCTATGCCTCTCGACGCTTTTCGCCGCGATTCAACATTACACACCGCGTGCGAAGTGCTGCCCGTCATCCGGGATCATTTGGAGTTTGAGCAGGATGCACTGCACCTGAATGAGCAACTGCGACGATTAGACCGTCTAGCCGACCTAGTCGCGACCTCTAGTTTCTATGGGGATCAGGTTGAAATCTATGAACGGGCGATCGCTGAGGTGGATACAGCCCTACTCAAAGCTCGCGATCTTCACAAACTCTACGTCCGATTGGTACGCGAAGCCCTCATCGGTGTCCAGATTGCTGGCTATGATCCCTCCAATATTCGGAGCGATCGCCTCACCTTTGAGTTAGAACATCAGCGCTTACGCGAGGAATATCGCCATCTCAAAGATTTAACCGCAGCCTATACAGACTTAATGTTGGGCGATCGCGCTGATTTGGATGCCCATCCCGCCGCCTCTAACCCTAACTCTGAGGACGAGACTTCTCCTAATTTCCCCCCTGATGAAACCCAGGACGATCGTTGAGGGTCGCGCCTCTTATGTTCTACGGGCGTCACATTACCACGCCCATCCCAGGTCTTTTTGGGGCACCCTCCCATCCTTAGAAACCTTGGGGTTTGCTTGCTACGCTGGAAGGTAGGTTTCATTAGTTGCGTATCAATGTCCTAAATTCCAGCTCCAGATCCAATCACAGATCCAATAATTGGAATTGCTCATGGTGCAACCCATCACCCATTCAAAACTAACAACTCAAACCTCAAACCTCAAAACTGGTATCCCAGGTTGCATGACTCCTTCCACTGCATCTCACCCTTGGCACTATGCCTTTGGCCGACAGCGCAACTGGCAATGGCGAGGATGGCGCGTTCGCTATACCTACTATCGCTCCCAAAATTCTGGGGAGGCCGATTCGGCCCTACCCATTTTGATGGTGCATGGATTTGGTTCCGCGTTGACCCAATGGCGACATAATGGGCAGGTTCTCAGCCAGCATCACCCCGTCTATGCCCTGGATCTGGTGGGCTTTGGTGGCTCCGAGAAGGCATCGGCTCCCTATAAGGTCGAGTTTTGGGTGGAGCAGATTTTTGAGTTTTGGGATACGTTTATTGGTCGTCCGGTCGTATTGGTCGGCCACTCGCTAGGTGCATTAGTCGCCTTAAGTACGGTGGTGGCGCATCCGGCCTTGGCGCAGGGACTCGTGTTGATGACCTTACCTGCCTCGCGCCAAGAGATGTTGCCGGCCTGGGCATCAGCTATAGCTGGAACGATGGAGCGGGTCTTTGCAAATTCATGGGTGGTGCGCCCGCTGTTTCGACTCATGCAGCAACCGAGCATGATGCGCCGTGCCCTAAATCTTGCCTATACCGATCCGTCACGCGTAACCGACGAACTGGTTGAACTCTACTGTATGCCCACCTGGGATCGCGGCGCGGCTCAAACCCTCGTACGCCTCTCTAAAGCGGCAACCCATCCTAGCTACGCTCCAAACACCATTCAGCTTCTCGATCGCTTAAACGTGCCGACCTTAGTACTGTGGGGAGAGTGCGATCGCATTGTTCAGTTGAAAAACCGACAGGTCATTTTTGACCATCACCCCTGCATGGAGCTTCGTACGGTTCCTGACGCTGGGCATTGCGCCTATGAAGAGAGTGCTGACGTGGTTAACCAAGAAATTCTACATTGGGCGCGAACAGTGAGCAGCACCGTAAACAGCGACAGGTAGGCTCCAATGTGGAATCTGGCCTTCTAGCCTACGTAGCCCTGATGGTCGGGAAAGGGCTTTTGTGGATGATCGGGTCGTTGACGCTGCACCATCCGCCTGCGCCAACTGCGAATGCTAGCCGCCGTGCGGGCAATCGGCGGCAGATAAGCGTTGGGATCGTGATAGTCAGACAAATCAGTTGGACGTGCCATTGTATTCATACAGGGAGCAAGGCTATCGAAGTGATCCTCAAGCTCTAATGCCCGCAAAACTTGCTCTGTAGTGTGGTAGCGCTCACGAGGGGAAATTTTCAGCATCTTGTCCAGAACCTTGGCAAAATGCGCTGAAACATTCACTTGTTCTTGCCATAGAATCTCACCACTATACGAATCATAGTCAAACGCAAGGGGAGGATGTCCGGTGAGCAAAAATAGGCAGGTGACCCCTACGGCATAGATATCACTGGCGTAAATTGGACGGAGGGATAATTGCTCTGGTGGGGCAAAGCCGACCGTACCCACGAAGTTCGTTGCCGGACTGTTGTCATCTGTGTCGGGTTCAGCAAACTGGGCTATTTCTTCTTTGACCGCTCCAAAGTCGATTAGCACTAATCGGTTGTCATCCAAGCAGCGAATGATGTTGGGAGGTTTGATATCACGGTGAATGACCTGATTGCTATGCACAAAGCTGAGAACCGGAAGCAGTTCCCGCAGACATTGCTTGACTGCTTCTTCAGTCATAGGACCCTTGCTGCGAACTAGTTTGGCAAGGGTAGCTCCCTTAACGTATTCCTGGACGAGAAAAAACTCATCGTCTATCTGAAAGTAGTCCAACAAGCGAGGAATTTGGGAATGACTACCCAACCGACTCAAAATAGACGCTTCTCGTTCAAAACGCTCGCTGGCCTTACATAAGATAGACGGGTTATCCACTTTGGGGCAGAGGTGTTTGATGACACAGAACGGCGATGCAGGGAGCGCTTCATCCTTGGCTAGGAAGGTAACGCCAAATCCTCCTCGACCTAGCATTTTTAGGACTTTGTAACGATCGCGAAACAATTGGTTGGTGCCACACAGTTGTCCCAAACGGGTTTGGTGTTGGGCTGAAGATCGCCGTTTCGAAAGGGTTGCGATCGAAGAATCCATCTACGTAAAACCTAAGTGATTTTATGAGGAGTTTAATAAATTGAATGCGCGGATTGGGTGTATTTAAGGTTTGCTTTATGGTAACTTCAACGGCCACTTCACTTAAATCGGAAATCCTCGGATCTTCGTAGAGCTTCGTTAGGGGAATCAGATTGGCTCTACGAGAATACCGTTGACCGTTGCGCACCTTGCTCTGGGCTAGAGGCGGGATCAATGCCTATTAAGGGCTACAGGGTTTGTATCCATCGAGCCTTAAGGCGGGTTTTAAGGCGATCGCTCAGGGGCATTCGAATCTGACGAATGCTGCTGGATAAATTCAGCCAGCCACCGCTTTACATAATAGGTTGCCCAACAATCATCTTCGTTATAACGAAGGATCGCATCTAAATAGACGCGATCGCCCGTTGCTTGCCACTGATCGTACCAACAGATTGACTGTGCCCCGTTGGCCTCAGAATCTCGCCATTGAAACCCAATCCAGCGGGCAATGTGCTTCAGCGCGTAGCTTTCAACGGGCAGAACGGCAACCCGGGTAATCCGTTCGTGGATGTCCACAAAGCGCTCGAGGAGGTTCTGAATATCTGTTTCGGGCATATGATGGGCGATCGCCAGTTTCCGAATAATTTGAGCTTCGTAGGGACAGAAATGGAAAATCGGTGCATTGGGATAGCGCTCAACCAACTGGAGAAACTGCTGCCAAATTTTAGGTTCCTCTTCAACAGAATTAGCCCATAGGGCGTGGAATTCATCTTGGTGGGATCGGTGGTCAATGACCAACACACCGTGCAGATAGGTCAAATTATGTTCCGGAGCGGCCTCAATATCGAAGTAAAGCTCGACATCTGCGGAGGGTAAATCCTGAGGGGCGAGCAGGGGTAAATTTTCCTGCTCATCGGGATCCCAATAGGGCAGAGCCACTTGACCGACCGTCGCTTTGGCTTGCTGAATGAGCCGCTGAGCCACCTGGGGGCCAAACCCCGGCAATCCTTCTAACGCCTTGACGGAGAGCGCGGATAAATCTTCCAAACTCTGAACACCCAGAGCTTGAAGGTGCGTATAGCGACTAGGGGTGACACCGGGCAGTAGGGACAAATGGTGCTCGGATTGGGCGATCGCGTAGCAGTGCGTGTACCACTGGCAGAGGTCACAACGGCTATGGGCGATGAAGACCTCTGGTTCCTCTGGGTGCATCAACGTTTGAATACAGCCTTCGAGGGTTTCCTCCATTCGAGGCAGCATGTCATCGAGGGATACCGCATAGGCGCCTCGCTGCCGCAAAATTAACCAGCCGTGATCGGGCAATCGGCCTTGCAGTTCGGACAGCAAATAGGACTGAAAGGCAGCGACCACTTGATAATCGGCTTTCGGGCGTTTACCCAACTTAATATCAACGGGAACATAGTGCCAGTTGCCCAATCGGGATGGGGCGTCTTGGCGGATGAGAAGTTTAGGGTAGCTGACTAGCTGCACATTGCCCCGCGATACGTGCAAAACGCCATTGGCAATCCGATCGACACCTTGCCCCATTAAATCCAACGTGGCAGCCGCACCGTTAACCCAATCATGACGAGGATAGGGAACGTGATGTAGGGGTTGATGTTGGTCGAGTACCCAGCGTTGATGCTCTAGGCTATCTTGCCTCAGTTTTAAAGAGTAATCACTGGGTTGATCTTGGTAGCGTTGATCCCCATACAGGTCGAGAAATGCACGGCGCGAACACCGTTGATAACTCAGCAAAACTTCGTCTGTGACCACAATTGTATTGAGATCGCTTTCAATCTGCTCAAACCCATGAAGAACGGTGAGCGATCGCCCACCTCGAGCATCCATATGAACGGTAGCATCAAATTGTGACCGAGCATTCCAGGCTTGAATCGGACTGATCCCCGCACTATTTGCCATTCCAGTATCCGGGGCCGAGCGTCCTGCCTCAGCCCCTCCGTAGTGGAGTCGGTGGAACTCAGGCGTCAATATCTTCCGTGCAGGGCTTCTTTGGATACCTGCACCCTATTTGGAGCGTCTTCATAATGGATGGAAGCAAATTTTGCTGCCGCATATAGTCCGCATGCAAGCTCTTGTTGCTAACTACTTTACAATATTTTTCGTTTTTTATGGTTAGAGCCGCTTTACATCCTAGGGAATTCGGTAGCGCAGAACCGTAGGTCGTGGACTTTTTTGACACGATACACTTGGACATAGGTTGTCACGTCTATAAGTCATAGGGCGCGATCGCCTGTCTCACGTCGTAGGAGCGCAGACCATGGAACGAGGGCTGATGTGGTTACCTTTGCTGGCGTTGTTCCTTGGGCTAGCTTGGGCCGGATGGAATGAATACCAAAAAGTGGAAGCCTACAAGCAGTGGGCAACGTCTTACAATCGTGCCAAGTACGACATCTACGCCGCTCTTGGACAAACGGGCAATATCCTAACCTGGGGTAAACCAACGCGGCGCGGCGTGATCGACACCCACAGCCTTTCCCTGCACGATGTTTCCTCAATTGCGGTACGGGTGGGCGATCGCACCCTCGCCTCAGCAGATCTTGAACCAGCCCCACCCAGCGATCTCAAAGGCCGTGCTGCCCTGGAATTTCACATGAAAACCGCTCAGCCCACGGTCACCATTCCGTTTACGGACGTGACGCTTGCAACCCAGTGGGCGATCGCCCTTGACCGGGACTTAAGGAACATTCAGGAGTCCCCATCAAATGTGGGTTAGCGAAACTCACTAAACTTTTCTAAATTTTGAATGCCTCACGGGTTCAATTTTTGGGATGGGAGGTTTTACACTTAATCATCACCCCATTGAACGCTAGCTGTGGGCGATTGCGTTTAAGCCTTTTCGATATCCTTGCTGTGCCATTGAATGCCATGAGTCCCATCGCCGCTATTTCAAAATCAGATCTCGATCGCAGACGTTCTCAACTGCGGAAGCAACGACGGTGGAAGTTGCTGAGAGGCATGTGGCGCACAGTCGCGGTGGCAGGGATTGCGGCTGGCGTCGTGTGGGTGGCGCGGCTACCGATTTGGCTGTTGCAAAGCTCAGAACAGGTCATAATTGAGGGCGAGGAAGTACTAACTGAAGACACCATTCGCTCACTTTTGCCAATTGCCTACCCCTATCCCTTGGTCAAGCTCAGACCCCAGGCGATCGCGGCCCACCTCGAAGCCCAGGCCCCGATTGCAGATGCAGTGGTGATTCGCCATATTTTTCCCCCTCGACTTGTGGTGCAGATTCAAGAACGCCATCCTGTAGCCTTACTAGTATCTGCTAATACGCCCGATGTCATTCCTCGACCTCAAACCTTACCTACAGGTGCGTCCACGCCTCCTTCTGCGTCGATGCCCATTGAGCTCTTGGATGAAAAAGGATTTCGGATGTCCTTTGAGAACTACGTCACCCTAAATAAGTTTGCCAAACTGCCAGATCTGAGGGTCATTGGCATGCAAGAGCAGTATCGATCGCAGTGGGAAACCATGTATCAGTCCATTCTGCACAGTCCTGTTAAGATTTCTGAAGTCA
The Synechococcales cyanobacterium T60_A2020_003 DNA segment above includes these coding regions:
- a CDS encoding VWA domain-containing protein, yielding MDVSLQAALNDMNLDVTQASSQRQLAISISAIAPSSGRTAPLNLCLVLDHSGSMGGKPMETVKQAASRIVDSLSPGDRLSVVIFDHKAKVIVPNQTLDKPSDVKLELSRLRASGGTAIDEGMKLGIEELAKGKRDAISQIFLLTDGENEHGDNSRCLKLAKLAASYNMTLNALGFGDHWNQDVLEQIADAAGGALSYIQDPDAAVQEFSRLFTRVQSVALTNAYLQIALRPQVRLAELKPIAQVSPETVELPFIQEAGHYVVRLGDLMLDAPRVVLANCYIDQLPEGEHPLAELRVQYDNPALGQEGLLTDPVWVNATALRQYQSQLDPSAQQHVLALAKYRQTQIAEAKLQAGDRQGAATMLQSAAKTALQMGDQSAATVLQTSATRLQLGEDLSESDRKKTRIVSKTTLQDS
- a CDS encoding ATP-dependent Clp protease proteolytic subunit, producing MVQAPYYGEAAYRTPPPDLPSLLLKERIIYLGLPLVSDDDMKRRMGVDVTKLIIAQLLYLQFDDSEKPIYFYINSTGTSWYTGDAIGFETEAFAICDTISYVKPPVHTICIGQAMGTAAMILSAGTKGYRASLPHATIVLNQPRTGTRGQATDIQIRAKEVLANKMAMLDILSRNTGQSIEKLSKDTDRMFYLTPQEAKEYGLIDRVLESTKDLPKQIPALA
- a CDS encoding ATP-dependent Clp protease proteolytic subunit, which codes for MPVDDILRVPYNIPGTPYWQWVNIFTRLSQERIVFINQPLTDGVANSIVSALLYLDSQDQNKPIYLYINSIGDPMAAGMGGVDIGMVSVTAGLAIYDTMRHIKSPIYTICMGQAVGMAAVLLSAGTKGHRASLPHASIVIDHPRSGSRGQATDIQINADEVLSKRHLVLEILAETTGQTFEKVAGDTNRTLYLTPQEALNYGLIDRVLSHSKTA
- a CDS encoding ATP-dependent Clp protease proteolytic subunit — protein: MPIGVPSVPYRLPGGTYEQWISIYDRLFRERIIFLAEEVDDGIANAIVAYMLYLDSEDSSKPIYLYINSPGGSVTAGMAIYDTMQHIKSEVVTICVGLAASMGAFLLAAGTKGKRLALPHSRIMIHQPLGGVGRRQATDIQIEATEILRVRKLLNEILAGRTGKSIEQVEKDTDRDYFMSAQEAMEYGLIDRVVENTQSAV
- a CDS encoding J domain-containing protein, whose amino-acid sequence is MNVSDCYRILGLRTGASAEDVKASYRRLVRRYHPDVNPHNQEQAKDRFIQLTEAYRVLRQSVLATPPVREPNFAEVRQRSHPVSPEPPTVSKPASRQSSPQAPPPSGSSPSSASSSSPAAQPQARSHPSFETDLSEADQELKQNAYYQLQTLLKTQRFPRAIALVEGLAQRLPQDLEVRQWQAITYQRWGRQLVSDRQFDKARIYLQKALKTDARNRSLWTEVQRDLRCIDEYQQTPQATQLER
- a CDS encoding metal-binding protein, giving the protein MTEASGRLVWNHSTHLPGLIPILEKLTQYSGIRTVTPAVIGHTRSNIPQLKLKISTPIRGGFKLIARKGKSFQEVFIITTLNREELEGAIAQILAL
- the clpS gene encoding ATP-dependent Clp protease adapter ClpS, translating into MTASPTVAPSKSSQVTQQPYPNYKVIVLDDDFNTFQHVANCLMKYIPHMTSDRAWKLTNQVHYEGQAIVWVGPQEQAELYHQQLSREGLTMAPLESA
- a CDS encoding alpha/beta fold hydrolase, with protein sequence MTPSTASHPWHYAFGRQRNWQWRGWRVRYTYYRSQNSGEADSALPILMVHGFGSALTQWRHNGQVLSQHHPVYALDLVGFGGSEKASAPYKVEFWVEQIFEFWDTFIGRPVVLVGHSLGALVALSTVVAHPALAQGLVLMTLPASRQEMLPAWASAIAGTMERVFANSWVVRPLFRLMQQPSMMRRALNLAYTDPSRVTDELVELYCMPTWDRGAAQTLVRLSKAATHPSYAPNTIQLLDRLNVPTLVLWGECDRIVQLKNRQVIFDHHPCMELRTVPDAGHCAYEESADVVNQEILHWARTVSSTVNSDR
- a CDS encoding serine/threonine protein kinase — its product is MDSSIATLSKRRSSAQHQTRLGQLCGTNQLFRDRYKVLKMLGRGGFGVTFLAKDEALPASPFCVIKHLCPKVDNPSILCKASERFEREASILSRLGSHSQIPRLLDYFQIDDEFFLVQEYVKGATLAKLVRSKGPMTEEAVKQCLRELLPVLSFVHSNQVIHRDIKPPNIIRCLDDNRLVLIDFGAVKEEIAQFAEPDTDDNSPATNFVGTVGFAPPEQLSLRPIYASDIYAVGVTCLFLLTGHPPLAFDYDSYSGEILWQEQVNVSAHFAKVLDKMLKISPRERYHTTEQVLRALELEDHFDSLAPCMNTMARPTDLSDYHDPNAYLPPIARTAASIRSWRRRMVQRQRPDHPQKPFPDHQGYVG
- a CDS encoding TM0106 family RecB-like putative nuclease, translated to MVVTDEVLLSYQRCSRRAFLDLYGDQRYQDQPSDYSLKLRQDSLEHQRWVLDQHQPLHHVPYPRHDWVNGAAATLDLMGQGVDRIANGVLHVSRGNVQLVSYPKLLIRQDAPSRLGNWHYVPVDIKLGKRPKADYQVVAAFQSYLLSELQGRLPDHGWLILRQRGAYAVSLDDMLPRMEETLEGCIQTLMHPEEPEVFIAHSRCDLCQWYTHCYAIAQSEHHLSLLPGVTPSRYTHLQALGVQSLEDLSALSVKALEGLPGFGPQVAQRLIQQAKATVGQVALPYWDPDEQENLPLLAPQDLPSADVELYFDIEAAPEHNLTYLHGVLVIDHRSHQDEFHALWANSVEEEPKIWQQFLQLVERYPNAPIFHFCPYEAQIIRKLAIAHHMPETDIQNLLERFVDIHERITRVAVLPVESYALKHIARWIGFQWRDSEANGAQSICWYDQWQATGDRVYLDAILRYNEDDCWATYYVKRWLAEFIQQHSSDSNAPERSP
- a CDS encoding FtsQ-type POTRA domain-containing protein — protein: MSPIAAISKSDLDRRRSQLRKQRRWKLLRGMWRTVAVAGIAAGVVWVARLPIWLLQSSEQVIIEGEEVLTEDTIRSLLPIAYPYPLVKLRPQAIAAHLEAQAPIADAVVIRHIFPPRLVVQIQERHPVALLVSANTPDVIPRPQTLPTGASTPPSASMPIELLDEKGFRMSFENYVTLNKFAKLPDLRVIGMQEQYRSQWETMYQSILHSPVKISEVNWQEPTNVILETELGSVHIGAYTDAFPQQLQILDQMRRVPEQLDSRQIDYIDLTQPDAPLLELGTNSGSGAWLFKVEGEP